In Streptomyces longhuiensis, the following proteins share a genomic window:
- a CDS encoding aldo/keto reductase, with product MQYRTIARTTVSAIGLGAMPLSIEHRPDETRAIATVHAALDAGVTLIDTADSYHWHPGEVGHNELLIARALSRYGGDTSGVLVATKGGRGRPGDGTWTVTATPAHLKQAAEASAKRLGVDAIGLYQLHKPDPAVPWAESVGAMRELLDAGTIRAAGISNVTTAQIRQAHQILGEGLVSVQNQYSPAFRDSEPELRLSTQLGLAFLPWSPLGGISRSSLGGPCGPASVATAFHHIAAERGVSPQQIALSWLLARSPVVIPVPGASRPLSITDSATAADLTLSTLELAQLEDALPG from the coding sequence ATGCAGTACCGCACCATCGCCCGCACCACCGTCAGCGCCATCGGCCTGGGCGCCATGCCGCTGTCCATCGAGCACCGCCCGGACGAAACGCGGGCCATCGCCACCGTCCACGCCGCCCTCGACGCCGGCGTCACACTCATCGACACCGCCGACAGCTACCACTGGCACCCCGGCGAGGTCGGCCACAACGAGCTACTGATCGCCCGGGCCCTGTCCCGCTACGGCGGCGACACCTCTGGCGTCCTGGTGGCCACCAAAGGCGGCCGCGGCCGCCCCGGCGACGGCACATGGACAGTCACCGCCACCCCCGCCCACCTGAAGCAAGCTGCCGAGGCCTCCGCCAAGCGCCTGGGCGTCGACGCGATCGGCCTGTACCAGCTGCACAAGCCGGACCCGGCCGTGCCCTGGGCGGAGTCCGTCGGCGCGATGCGCGAGCTGCTCGACGCCGGCACGATCCGCGCCGCGGGAATCTCCAACGTCACCACCGCCCAGATCCGCCAGGCGCATCAGATCCTCGGCGAGGGACTCGTCTCCGTGCAAAACCAGTACTCGCCCGCCTTCCGCGACAGCGAGCCCGAGCTGCGGCTGAGCACCCAGCTGGGTCTGGCCTTTCTGCCCTGGAGCCCCCTTGGCGGCATCTCCCGCAGCTCCCTCGGCGGCCCCTGCGGCCCCGCCTCCGTCGCCACTGCCTTCCACCACATCGCAGCCGAGCGCGGCGTCAGCCCGCAGCAGATCGCCCTGTCCTGGCTGCTCGCCCGTTCCCCGGTAGTGATCCCGGTACCGGGAGCCAGCCGCCCGCTCTCCATCACCGACTCGGCCACGGCCGCGGATCTCACGCTGAGCACGCTGGAGCTGGCGCAGCTCGAGGACGCTCTACCGGGCTGA
- a CDS encoding NAD-dependent epimerase/dehydratase family protein, whose translation MQRICVIGGSRYFGKLLVKRLQAAGHQVTVINRGSTPPPAGVEHLVVDRNDEAALTAALGSRTFDVVVDQVCYTPVQAAVAARAFAGRTRRYVMTSTIEVYDPATAALAAVPPGTPVPEEIVDPATWLVAMDLPWHDEAYLEAHYAEGKRQAEAVFTLAGSFEFASVRSAHVLGGGAQEFTGRLAHYAGRIATGEEITVHAKALPTVFIHYEELGDLLLWATTADFTGPVNACSDGPLDVHGLAAIIAAQTGREPVYRIVPAGEEASAFSFDRHYAMNNARAKELGYSFSRTTDWLPGAVAEALTIEPSPTA comes from the coding sequence ATGCAAAGGATCTGCGTCATCGGCGGAAGCCGGTACTTCGGAAAGCTCCTGGTGAAGCGCCTGCAGGCCGCGGGCCACCAGGTCACTGTGATCAACCGCGGCTCGACCCCGCCGCCCGCCGGGGTCGAGCACCTCGTTGTCGACCGAAACGACGAGGCCGCCCTGACGGCCGCGCTCGGCTCCCGCACCTTCGATGTCGTGGTGGACCAGGTCTGCTACACCCCGGTGCAGGCTGCTGTCGCCGCCCGCGCCTTTGCCGGCCGCACCCGGCGCTATGTCATGACCTCCACGATCGAGGTCTACGACCCAGCGACCGCCGCGCTGGCGGCTGTGCCCCCAGGTACGCCGGTGCCGGAGGAGATCGTGGACCCGGCCACCTGGCTGGTGGCCATGGACCTTCCCTGGCACGACGAGGCGTACCTGGAGGCGCACTACGCCGAGGGCAAGCGCCAGGCGGAGGCCGTCTTCACCCTCGCCGGCAGCTTCGAGTTCGCAAGTGTGCGCAGCGCCCATGTGCTCGGCGGCGGCGCGCAGGAGTTCACCGGGCGACTGGCGCACTACGCCGGGCGCATCGCCACGGGCGAGGAGATCACTGTGCACGCGAAGGCGCTGCCCACGGTCTTCATCCACTACGAGGAGCTGGGGGACCTGCTGCTGTGGGCGACCACAGCCGACTTCACCGGTCCGGTCAACGCCTGCTCCGACGGCCCGCTCGACGTGCACGGCCTCGCCGCGATCATCGCCGCGCAGACCGGCCGGGAGCCCGTCTACCGGATTGTCCCGGCGGGCGAGGAGGCTTCGGCGTTCTCCTTCGACCGCCACTACGCCATGAACAACGCCCGTGCGAAGGAGCTGGGTTATTCCTTCTCCCGCACCACCGACTGGCTGCCCGGCGCCGTCGCCGAAGCCCTCACCATCGAGCCCTCACCCACCGCCTGA
- a CDS encoding LysR family transcriptional regulator, protein MIDVQRLRILRAVAEHGSFNQAATALRLTPSAVSQQVAALERSLGAEVVARSTRGVTLTQAGQIMVGAAESVAAELEHAQQQVAQLSTGRTQLTVATFTSGGRLLMPAALTRLMAAHPRTVLHIREGEPEDTLPLVRQGAVDLALAYHFDGPLPVGPGPSSSVEWTPLLEDPLHVVLPQGHRLASRHALDLAELAAEPWVLGCLKTEAYLRRYAERAGFDPDVRGTTTDYFFARSLVAAGVGISLIPSIALTPEVPGQCTVPIKSPGPIRYIGVAAINRSDRPHVTTLIHALREQAMQQHKGR, encoded by the coding sequence TTGATCGATGTGCAGCGGCTCCGCATCCTGCGGGCAGTGGCGGAGCACGGCAGCTTCAACCAAGCGGCCACGGCTCTCCGCCTCACCCCCTCGGCTGTCTCCCAGCAGGTGGCCGCCCTGGAGCGCAGCCTCGGTGCCGAGGTCGTCGCCCGCAGCACCCGCGGCGTCACCCTCACACAGGCCGGACAGATCATGGTCGGCGCCGCCGAATCCGTCGCCGCGGAGCTCGAACACGCACAACAGCAGGTCGCCCAACTCAGCACCGGCCGTACGCAACTCACCGTCGCCACCTTCACCAGCGGCGGCAGGCTCCTGATGCCCGCTGCTCTCACCCGGCTCATGGCCGCCCATCCCCGCACCGTGCTCCACATCAGGGAGGGCGAACCCGAGGACACCCTGCCGCTCGTTCGCCAGGGCGCCGTGGACCTCGCTCTCGCCTACCACTTCGACGGCCCGCTCCCCGTCGGGCCGGGCCCCAGCTCCAGCGTGGAGTGGACGCCGCTCCTGGAAGACCCCCTGCACGTCGTCCTGCCGCAAGGGCACCGACTCGCCAGCCGCCACGCGCTCGACCTCGCCGAGCTGGCAGCCGAACCCTGGGTGCTCGGCTGCCTGAAGACCGAGGCATACCTGCGCCGCTACGCCGAGCGCGCCGGCTTCGATCCGGACGTGCGCGGGACCACCACCGACTACTTCTTCGCCCGCTCGCTCGTCGCCGCCGGCGTGGGAATCTCCCTGATCCCCTCCATCGCGCTCACCCCGGAGGTCCCCGGCCAGTGCACCGTCCCGATCAAGTCGCCGGGGCCGATCCGGTACATCGGCGTCGCCGCAATCAACCGTAGCGACCGGCCCCACGTCACGACGCTCATCCACGCCCTTCGCGAGCAGGCGATGCAGCAGCACAAGGGGCGTTGA
- a CDS encoding MerR family transcriptional regulator, whose translation MTADDSFDRLEDEDYPAYTMGRAAEMLGTTQGFLRAIGEARLITPLRSEGGHRRYSRYQLRIAARARELVDQGTPIEAACRIIVLEDQLEEAQRINAEYRRAAESGSPPAG comes from the coding sequence ATGACAGCAGATGACTCGTTCGACCGTCTCGAGGACGAGGACTACCCCGCCTACACGATGGGCAGGGCCGCCGAAATGCTCGGCACCACCCAGGGCTTCCTCCGCGCCATCGGCGAAGCCCGCCTCATCACCCCGCTGCGCTCCGAGGGCGGCCACCGCCGCTACTCCCGCTACCAGCTGCGCATCGCCGCCCGCGCCCGGGAACTCGTCGACCAGGGCACTCCCATCGAGGCGGCCTGCCGCATCATCGTCCTCGAGGACCAGCTCGAAGAGGCCCAGCGCATCAACGCCGAATACCGTCGCGCCGCCGAGTCGGGTTCACCGCCCGCGGGCTGA
- a CDS encoding type III effector protein: MPKAGLGCFAVGDDVVGALGYAEPVDEEGVLAGQQAWDVSAVLSVAADAAGEELTRRILLQLPPRGARWPATGQAAERRYLRVRPGAPGATGEQRVQATRSRRAARRSVSAWARTNAAHLRQLAGQITALDDLPIRAQQPLARLTEALAVNDAANLIGPLSDTHVHLLAGHPDLAARIDFITRNTVRLHNGSTHG, translated from the coding sequence ATGCCCAAGGCCGGCCTTGGCTGCTTCGCGGTCGGTGACGACGTCGTAGGCGCCCTCGGTTACGCCGAGCCCGTCGATGAGGAAGGCGTCCTCGCAGGGCAGCAGGCCTGGGACGTCAGCGCCGTGCTGAGCGTGGCAGCCGATGCGGCGGGCGAAGAACTCACCCGGCGCATCCTGCTCCAACTGCCCCCGAGAGGGGCTCGGTGGCCTGCAACGGGCCAGGCCGCGGAGCGGCGCTACCTGCGCGTACGGCCCGGAGCTCCCGGCGCCACCGGTGAACAACGCGTACAGGCCACCCGCAGCCGCCGCGCAGCCCGCCGCTCCGTCTCGGCCTGGGCCCGGACCAACGCCGCCCATCTGCGCCAGCTTGCCGGGCAGATCACCGCCCTCGACGACCTTCCGATCCGGGCCCAGCAGCCGCTGGCCCGCCTCACCGAGGCCCTCGCCGTCAACGACGCCGCCAATCTCATCGGCCCGCTCTCCGACACCCACGTCCATCTGCTGGCCGGCCACCCCGACCTCGCCGCGCGCATCGACTTCATCACCCGCAACACCGTCCGCCTGCACAACGGCAGCACCCACGGCTGA
- a CDS encoding Rv1733c family protein, with amino-acid sequence MIRLEGCLTLAAWAFALAGAVLAWMLAEKSMEYRLDHHRTGQHAISAVLVRDAPVRSLGGQVPAPARWKAPDGTHTGIAQVRAGAKAGTRTTVWINARGALARKLITGADAALQEALAGLAAAGVVAAVAVGACGVHRQLNRRRMEQWSREWEQLDTPRGRNAGS; translated from the coding sequence GTGATCCGACTGGAGGGCTGCCTGACTCTGGCGGCCTGGGCCTTCGCCCTCGCGGGCGCAGTGCTGGCGTGGATGCTGGCAGAGAAATCCATGGAGTACAGGCTCGACCACCACCGGACGGGGCAGCACGCAATCTCCGCCGTACTGGTGCGGGACGCGCCTGTGCGTTCCTTGGGCGGTCAGGTACCGGCGCCGGCGCGCTGGAAGGCGCCGGACGGCACGCACACCGGCATCGCCCAGGTGCGAGCCGGCGCAAAGGCCGGCACACGGACAACCGTCTGGATCAACGCGCGCGGAGCACTGGCCCGGAAACTGATTACGGGTGCGGACGCGGCCCTGCAGGAGGCGCTGGCCGGCCTGGCTGCCGCAGGCGTGGTCGCCGCGGTGGCGGTGGGGGCCTGCGGCGTGCATCGCCAACTGAACCGACGCCGCATGGAACAGTGGTCCAGGGAATGGGAACAGCTGGACACACCGCGGGGACGGAACGCCGGATCCTGA